CCCTATGAACCTTTACTATAACTTTGCAGTGGTATTAGAGATCGTTTGTGTAGCATAGGTGGGACGCTTTGAAGTCTGGGCGCTAGCTCGGATGGAGCGATTAGTGAAATACCACCCTAATAATCTTTGATATCTAACCACGCTCGCTGAACCGCGGGCTGGGACCCTGCATGGTGGGTAGTTTGACTGGGGCGGTCGCCTCCCAAAGAGTAACGGAGGCGCGCGATGGTGGGCTCAGGCTGGTCGGAAACCAGCCGTCGAGTGCAATGGCATAAGCCCGCCTGACTGCAAGACGTACATGTCAAGCAGAGACGAAAGTCGGCCATAGTGATCCGGTGGTTTCCATGTGGAAGGGCCATCGCTCAACGGATAAAAGGTACTCTAGGGATAACAGGCTGATGACCCCCAAGCGTCCATAGCGACGGGGTCGTTTGGCACCTCGATGTCGACTCATCACATCCTGGGGCTGGAGCAGGTCCCAAGGGTTTGGCTGTTCGCCAATTAAAGTGGTACGTGAGTTGGGTTCAGAACGTCGTGAGACAGTTTGGTCCCTATCTGCTGTGGGTGTTGGAGTATTGAGAGGATCTGTCCTTAGTACGAGAGGACCAGGATGGATATACCTCTGGTGTACCAGTTATGACGCCAGTCGTAGCGCTGGGTAGCTAAAGTATGGACGGGATAAACGCTGAAAGCATCTAAGCGTGAAACCCACCTCGAAACAATTACTCCCTGAAGAACCGTCGTAGACCACGACGTTGATAGGCTGGATGTGGAAGGGCCGTAAGGTCTGTAGCTAACCAGTACTAATCGTTCGTTCGGCTTGATCCTTATCAGAGGCCAGATACCATCTGGCACTTAAACTCCTGATCTATACTAGACAATGTTTCTGCCGCGACGACCTGGTGGCTTTGGCGGAGGGTGAACACCCGTTCCCATCCCGAACACGGACGTGAAAACCTCCAGCGCCGATGGTACTATGGCTTAAGTCCTGGGAGAGTAGGTCGCCGCCAGGTCTTCACGGCAGAAACAAATCACAACCGTATTACAGTCATAAAAAGCCCCGCCTTATGGCGGGGCTTTTTACTTCCAGAACTGCTAAACTTGCCAAATGGTTAGTTGGGTAGTATGAAGTGCCCTCTTATCTTTCGGGTCGCCAAATCGGCCCTCTGAATTGTCGCGGGATGGAGCAGCCCGCCACAGCAAAGGCCGCAAGGCCGGAGCGTCTATATTAGGCTACCGGGCTCCATACGGTAGCATCGTGTCGCGGGATGGAGCAGCCCGCCACAGCAAAGGCCGCAAGGCCGGAGCGTCTATATTAGGCTACCGGGCTCCATACGGTAGCATCGTGTCGCGGGATGGAGCAGCCCGGTAGCTCGTCAGGCTCATAACCTGAAGGTCGTTGGTTCAAATCCAACTCCCGCAACCAATCTTGCAAGGCAGCGCCTATGCCTGGTTACAAGACGATCCAAGCCAACGAAATTACAAGCCTGAAGCCATGCGATGGTGTCATTCTTGATGTCCGCACAAGCATGGAGCATGACGAAAAACAGCTTGGCTGCCGCCACGCCCACATACCACTCGATCAGCTCAATCCAACCGATTTCATGCTGCGGCATGGGCTAGACAAAGATGCACACGTTTACATTCTTTGCCGCACCGGCAAAAGAGCCGCTCAGGCGGCCGAGCAATTTGCCGCCAAGGGATATGGCAACACGCATGTTATCGAAGGCGGCATCGTCGCTTGCGAAGACTGCGGGCAAAGGGTGGCGGGCCATGCGGTCAGCGCTACAGCCGGGCCGCGACACAAAAGCCGCATTTCTCTGGAACGACAAGTGCGCATCGCAGCCGGGTTCCTTGCGTTTACAGGCGCCCTCCTCGCCCTGACGATTAACCCGCTCCTTGCGCTTGTTCCCCTGTTCGTTGGCGGAGGGCTGGTATTTGCCGGCGTTACGGATATTTGCGGCATGGCTCTTATTCTAACCAAAGCCCCGTGGAATAAAGTGGACGAAGATAAATGACCACACAGAAGCCCGACGTAAGAGGATTCTACGATACCACGACCGCGACCTGGACTTATGTGGTCTGGGCCGATGGAAACGCCGACAAACGCTGCGCCGTGATCGATAGCGTGCTGGACTACGATATCCATTCCGGCCGCAGCACGACCGTTTCCGCCGACCGCGTCATTGATTTCATCAAGGGCAAAGGACTTGAGGTTCAGTGGATCCTCGAAACCCACGTGCATGCCGACCATCTGACGGCCGCAGCCTATATCAAGGAAAAGCTCGGCGGCACAACCGGCATCAGCCGCCACATCCTTAAAGTTCTCGAGACATGGCAACCGATTTTCCATAACGAGGATGATACGCCGATCGATGGCAGCCAGTTCGGCCACCTGTTCGCCGATGACGAAGCCTTCTCCATCGGCCCGGTCGAAGCACAGATCATCCATACGCCCGGCCATACGCCGGCGGATACAACATATATTATCGGCGATGCTGCGTTTGTAGGTGATGCCATGTTCCTGCCGGATATCGGAACGGGCCGCTGTGATTTTCCCGGCGGCAGCGCGGAAGATTCGTTCCGGTCCACACGCAAACTGCTTGCCTTGCCCGGCGCCGTTCGCATGTATGTGGGGCATGATTATCCGCCCGAAGGCAAGCGCGATGCCGCATGCATGGCAACAGTGGCGGAGCAAAAGAAAGCGAACATGCGCGTGCATGAAGGTATAAGCCGGGAAGATTTCGTCGCCAGACGCAAACGCGATGATGATGGCAAGCCGGTGCCTAAACTCCTTCTCCCCTCGCTGCAGGTCAATTTGCGCGCCGGCAGTTTTGGCAAGGCTTTGCACGGAGTTCAGTACATCAAAATCCCCCTTAACAAGATCTGATTTTCACCAAAGATTTATTTGATAATCATTCTTATTGGCTATTGACATACCTTATAACTAGTTATAAATACTTGCCTCCTATTGAGAATAATTCTTATTAGAGGAAATACCATGACGAAGCTGCTCTATCTCGCCCTGCCCGCCGGCATTGTGCTTGCCGCCAATCCCGCCCTTGCTGAAGAGCCGGTTTCATACCCGCAATTCTCGGGCGAAGCAGTCTTTGAACTGCAAAGCGAAAGCGGCGTCAGCTCCGACGACCCGGATAACGAACGTCACAATATTTTCATGCGATCGGAAGTCGCTCCGCGCTTGCAATTCAACGAGAACTTTTTCATCGATGGCGTAGCGGTGCTGGAACCGACCCGCACCAGCAGCCCGGGTGATGACACATTTTTCGAAAACGAGGGCGTCTTCATCGAGGAAATCAAACTAAACTATGAAAACGGCCCGTTCGCGGCGTTCGGCGGCAAGTTCAACCCGGGCTTTGGCATAGCATGGGATTACGGCCGCGGTATCTGGAGCGAAGAATTTGCGGAAGATTATGAAATCACCGAGAAAATCGGCTTCGGTCTTGCCTACACCCTGGAAACCGAAAGTTTCGGCAGCTACACCCTGACCGGCAGCACGTTCTTTGCCGACACCAGCTTCCTTGCCGAATCCGGCATCACCGGGCGTGACCAGCTGCATTTGTCGGACGGCGGCGCAAGCAATACGGAAGATCTTTCTTCCTTCGTTCTCTCGTTGGACAGCGAAAGCCTGGCTGGTATCGAAAACCTTTCATACCATTTCGCTTTCCGCCATCTGGCCGAAGGCAGTGCGAGTTCGGGCGGCGCGGATGAACAGGGTTTTGCCACCAACCTGCGCTATGTCATACCGTTCAGCGATGCGCTGCAAAGCGATGTGTTGCTCGAATATGCCGGCCTGTGCAATGTCGATGGCGGCACAGAAGATTCACGCTATTACACGGCAAGCGTGGTCAACAAGATCTATGAAAACTGGAACCTAACAGTCGGCTTCACCAACCGGATCATGACGATGGCGGGCTCACCGGACATCGACGATCATCTGCTGCAACTGACCGCAGGCTATGATTTTGGCAACGGCCTGACGCTGGAAGCCGGGTGGCGCAACAGCAACGAAGCCGGCACCGCCAACAACATCCTTGG
Above is a genomic segment from Alphaproteobacteria bacterium containing:
- a CDS encoding DUF2892 domain-containing protein yields the protein MPGYKTIQANEITSLKPCDGVILDVRTSMEHDEKQLGCRHAHIPLDQLNPTDFMLRHGLDKDAHVYILCRTGKRAAQAAEQFAAKGYGNTHVIEGGIVACEDCGQRVAGHAVSATAGPRHKSRISLERQVRIAAGFLAFTGALLALTINPLLALVPLFVGGGLVFAGVTDICGMALILTKAPWNKVDEDK
- a CDS encoding MBL fold metallo-hydrolase; the encoded protein is MTTQKPDVRGFYDTTTATWTYVVWADGNADKRCAVIDSVLDYDIHSGRSTTVSADRVIDFIKGKGLEVQWILETHVHADHLTAAAYIKEKLGGTTGISRHILKVLETWQPIFHNEDDTPIDGSQFGHLFADDEAFSIGPVEAQIIHTPGHTPADTTYIIGDAAFVGDAMFLPDIGTGRCDFPGGSAEDSFRSTRKLLALPGAVRMYVGHDYPPEGKRDAACMATVAEQKKANMRVHEGISREDFVARRKRDDDGKPVPKLLLPSLQVNLRAGSFGKALHGVQYIKIPLNKI